In Marinobacter sp. M3C, the genomic stretch CTTCTATTTCTGCCAGGCGTTGCGGATCCGCTTCGTAATCATCAACAAAGCGGCGCAGGTTGTCGCCGGCTTCGCTGATTTGTATCTGCGCTTCGTTCAGCATTTGCAGGGTGTCGGCCAGTGCTGGAATTTCCGTTGGCAGCTGCTCAAGTTGCTGAAGCGCCTGACGCACCAGTGCGGCAGCGCTGGTGTCGTCTTCCGAGCACAGTAAAGCTGCCTGATTGCTGTGGTGCAAAATGATGTCAGCCTGGCTCAACTCCTGTTGTTGCTGTTCCAGTTGCGGCTGCTCGCCTTCTTGCAGGCCCAAGCGGTCAAGCTCTTCTACCTGATAGCGCAACAGTTGCAGTCGGGCCTCGGTTTCATCGGCGTTGTTCTGGCGCTCGACCATTTTCTGCCGGGTTTTATTCCACCCGCTCCAGGCTTGACGGGTTTGCCCGGCCAGTTCATCGGCCCCGGCGTATTCATCCAGCAAGGTGCGGTGGGTATCCTTGCGCAGTAAGGATTGATGTTGGTGCTGGCTGTGAATGTCCATCAGCAGGCCGCCCAGTTCTTTCAGGTGGCTTAGCGGGCAGGGTTGGCCGTTGATGTAGGCGCGGGAGCGGCCATCGCGGCTGATGGCGCGGCGTAAGATGCAGTCGTTATGATCGTCCAGCTCTTGCTGTTCCAGCCAGCTGCGTGCAGCTGTAATAGCTGAAATATCGAAGGTGGCGGTAATGTCAGCCCGCTTCGCGCCATAACGCACGGCGCCGGCGTCTGCGCGCCCGCCCATGGCAAGGCCAAGCGCATCCAGCACAATCGATTTGCCGGCTCCGGTTTCCCCGGTAAGGGCGGTCATTCCTTTATGGAAGTGCAGTTCCACCCGTTCCGCGATGGCGTAATTGGAAACCGTTAGCTGTGTGAGCATGCCGAAACCTCCGCTCTATCTATATGCTTTGTGTCTGAATACTGTTTTTTCATACAGTACCTGTGAATATATACAGGCTTGTTGATTGTTGCAAACTCTGTGGTGTCAACTTTGTTGAAAAATGCGTCGCGCATCGGTTGAAACTGCGTTGCGGGGCCCCATATCGACTTGCAAACATCTTGTTCCGGCCGTTATGGCGGGTATTCGAATATAGATAGTAGGCCGTGGTCATACCGGTCGTGTTTTATTCACCAGGAGTAGTCATGAGCACTGACGAAAAACGCAACGAGCAATTTGCAGACGAACTGCAACAAGCTGTAGACAATGCCGCAGAAGAAAACGCAGAAACAGCCGAAGCGGCACCAGAAAGCTCGCCATCCGCTGACCTTGAAGCACTGCAGGCAAAGGTCCAGGAGTTTCAGGAACAGGTGCTGCGTTCGCAGGCAGAAATGCAGAACGTGCGCCGTCGCGCCGAAAACGACGTCGAAAAAGCCCACAAATTTGCGGTAGAAAAGTTCGTCAAGGAACTGCTGCCGGTGGTAGACAGTCTGGAAAAAGCGGTTGAAAGCACCGAAGGCCACGAATCTTCTGGCGACTTGGTGGCGTCTATTCGCCAGGGCGTAGAGCTTACCCTCGACATGTTCTTGTCTGGCCTCAAGAAGTTTAACGTCGAGCGCCTGAATCCTGTAGGCGAGCCGTTTGATCCGCAATACCACGAGGCGATGTCTATGGTGCCAGCGCCCACCGCCGAGCCCAACAGCGTGGTTGCGGTTATGCAGAAAGGCTATTTGTTGAATGGCAGGGTTGTGCGCCCGGCCATGGTGATGGTGGCCAAGCCCCAGGATGCACCAAAAATTGATGAGCAGGCTTGAAAAATAGCTTAAAGCGCCAATATAGCCTTTAACCAGAACAGTCCGGAGCGATCCTCCGGCCCCAGCATTCAGAAAGATTTGGAGTGACTCAATGAGCAAGATTATCGGTATTGACTTAGGTACAACCAACTCCTGCGTTGCCGTTATGGACGGTGGCAAGGTTAAGGTTATTGAAAACTCTGAGGGCGACCGCACTACGCCGTCAATCGTTGCCTACACCGAAGACGGCGAAATTCTGGTGGGTCAGTCTGCCAAGCGTCAGGCTGTTACCAACCCGTACAACACCCTTTATGCGATCAAGCGTTTGATCGGCCGTCGGTTCGAAGACGATGTTGTGCAAAAAGACATCAAGATGGTGCCTTATAAAATTGCCAAGGCCGACAACGGCGATGCTTGGGTCGATGTAAAAGGCCAGAAAATGGCTCCGCCGCAGATTTCTGCGGAAATTTTGAAGAAAATGAAGAAAACCGCCGAAGATTATTTGGGCGAGAAAGTGACTGAAGCCGTTATTACCGTTCCTGCGTATTTTAACGACAGCCAACGCCAGGCGACCAAAGATGCAGGAAAAATTGCCGGTCTCGACGTTAAGCGTATTATCAACGAGCCGACCGCGGCAGCTCTGGCTTACGGTATGGACAAGAAAGGCGGCGACCGCACCATCGCTGTTTACGACCTGGGCGGCGGTACGTTTGACCTGTCAATCATCGAAATTGCCGATGTAGACGGCGAGCATCAGTTTGAAGTGTTGGCCACCAACGGCGACACCTTCCTGGGCGGTGAAGATTTCGATATGAAAATCATCGAATTCCTGGCCGGCCAGTTCAAGAAAGACAGCGGTATTGATCTGCGCGGCGATTCATTGGCCATGCAGCGCCTTAAAGAAGCCGGCGAGAAAGCTAAAATCGAGCTTTCCAGCAGCCAGCAGACCGACGTGAACTTGCCGTACATTACCGCTGATGCCAGCGGCCCCAAACACATGAACGTGAAGCTGACCCGCGCCAAGCTGGAATCCCTGGTGGAAGACCTGGTACAGCGTACTCTTGAGCCGTGTAAAGTCGCCTTGAAAGACTCTGGTCTGAGCATCGATCAGATCGACGAAGTTATCCTGGTAGGCGGCCAGACCCGTATGCCGCTGGTGCAGGAAAAAGTAAAAGAGTTCTTCGGCAAAGAAGCTCGCAAAGACGTTAACCCGGACGAAGCTGTTGCTATGGGCGCCGCCATTCAGGCCGCCGTATTGTCTGGCGATGTGAAAGACGTACTGCTGCTGGACGTTACCCCGCTGAGCCTGGGTATCGAAACCATGGGTGGTGTGGCTACCTCGCTGATCGACAAAAACACCACGATTCCGACCAAGAAGTCGCAGACTTTCTCGACAGCAGACGACAGTCAAACAGCGGTAACCATTCACGTGGTTCAGGGTGAGCGCAAGCAGGCCACGCAGAATAAGTCACTAGGCCGTTTCGATTTGGCTGACATTCCGCCTGCACCGCGCGGCGTGCCGCAAATCGAAGTAACGTTCGACATCGACGCCAACGGCATTCTGAACGTGTCTGCTAAAGACAAGGCGACCGGTAAAGAGCAGTCCATCGTGATCAAAGCCTCTTCCGGCCTGAACGATGAAGAAATCGAAAAGATGGTCCGTGACGCCGAAGCCAACGCTGACGAAGACCGCAAGTTTGAAGAGCTGGTTCAGGTCCGCAACCAGGGCGATGCCATGGTTCACGCGGTGCGTAAAACCTTGAAGGACGCCGGCGATAAAGTCAGCGACAGCGAGAAAGAGTCGATTGAAGCGTCTGTGACTGAACTTGAAGAAGCGCTGAAAGGTTCTGATAAGGACGACATCCAGGCTAAGACCGAGAAGCTGACAGAAGTTTCCGGCGAATTGGCCAAGAAGATGTACGCCGATCAGGCGGAGCAGGGTCAGCCGGCGGAAGGGCAGGAAAAGGCCCAGTCGAACACCGCTGATGACGCTGTTGACGCTGAGTTCGAAGAAGTGAAGGACGACGATAAGCGTTAATCGATTGACCTAGATTTTTGCCAGTAGTTGGAAAACGCGGGTCGCTCCCGCGTTTTCCTCGTTATAACCACGGGATTTGAAGCATGGCCAAGCGCGACTATTACGAGACTCTCGGCGTAAGCCGGGACGCGGACGACAAAGAAGTAAAGCGGGCGTATCGCAAGCTTGCAATGAAATATCACCCGGACCGCAACCCGGACGATAAAGACGCCGACAACAAATTCAAAGAAGCCAGCGAGGCCTACGAAATACTCGCAGACGCCAACAAACGTGCGGCCTACGACCAGTTTGGTCATGCCGGCGTTGACGGCCAGGGTGGCGGTGGCTTTGGTGGCGGTAACGGGAATTTCTCGGATATTTTTGGCGACGTATTTGGCGATATTTTTGGAGGCGGTGGTGGCCGTGGCCGCAGCACCCGCGGCTCTGATCTACGCTATACTCTGGAACTGGACCTGGAAGAAGCCGTTAAAGGCAGAACGGTTAAAATCACCATTCCTGGCCATCGTGAATGCGAAACCTGTGATGGCAGTGGTGCCGAGAAAGGCTCGCGCCCTGAAGCCTGTGGTACCTGTAAAGGTATGGGTCAGGTGCGTATGCAGCAGGGTTTTTTCACCGTGCAGCAAGCGTGTCCTACCTGTCGTGGCGCGGGTAAGGTTATCAAGAATCCGTGCAGCAAGTGCCATGGCCAGGGCCGGGTGAAAGAAGAGAAGACCCTATCGGTTAAAGTGCCTCCCGGCGTGGATACCGGCGACCGCATCCGTTTGTCTGGTGAAGGCGAAATGGGCATAGAGGGCGGCCCTCCTGGCGACCTGTATGTGCAAATGGCCGTGCGCGAGCACGCCATCTTCACCCGCGACGGTCGTAACCTGTATTGTGAAGTGCCCATCAGCATTGTTGATGCCGCTTTGGGTGGTGAGCTGGAAGTGCCAACGCTGGATGGCCGCGTGAAGCTGAAAATACCTGCCGAGACCCAAACCGGAAAGCTGTTCCGTTTGCGCAACAAAGGCGTGGCACCTGTGCGTGGTGGCGGTGCTGGCGACTTGCTCTGTCGGGTGACCATCGAAACCCCGGTACGCCTGACCAAACGCCAGAAAGAACTGTTGCACGAGTTTCAGGATACCCTCGACAGCGATGACGGCGACCAGCACGGCCCGAAAAAAACATCGTGGTTTAGAGGTGTGAAGAGCTTCTTCGACGAAACCAAGTTCTGAAGGTGCGCAGAGGCGAGTACTGAGGACTTCCATAGATGCAAGCACTGAGGGTTTATAGATGAAGGTAGCCATCATCGGCGCCGCGGGGCGCATGGGGAAAGTACTGATCGAAGCCGTTGACGGTACCGATGGCCTGCAACTGGGCGCGGCTATTGTTGAGCCCGGCAATAGTCTGATCGGTGCCGACGCCGGCGACATGACCGGCATCGGAAAAACCGGTGTCGCCATGGCCGGCAGCCTGGTGGACGTGAAAGATGATTTCGACGTGCTGATCGACTTCACCTTTCCGGATCTAACCCTGGAAAATGCCCGCTTCTGCCAGGCTAACGGTAAGTCCCACGTGATTGGCACTACCGGATTGTCTGACGCTGAAAAGCAGCAGCTGGCACAAGTGGCCGAAAACGTGCCGGTGGTGTTTGCCCCTAACATGAGTGTGGGCGTGAACGTGGTGCTGAACTTGCTGCGCACTGCGGCGGCCGCGCTGGGTGACGACTACGACGTTGAAATCATCGAAGCCCACCACCGTCACAAGAAAGACGCGCCCTCCGGCACGGCGCTGCGCATGGGCGAAGTGGTTGCCGGTGCACTGGGTCGCAACTTGAAAGAATGCGCTGTTTACGGCCGTGAAGGCTTTACCGGCGAACGCACCCGCAAAGAAATCGGCTTTGAAACCATTCGCGCGGGCGACGTTGTGGGTGACCACACCGTGCTGTTTGCCACCGAAGGCGAGCGCATTGAAATCACCCACAAAGCCAGCAGCCGTATGACGTTTGCCAAAGGCGCCATGCGTGCCGCACTGTGGCTGAAAGACAAGCCGGCCGGCTTGTACGACATGCAGGATGTGTTGGAATTGAAGCAATAACGCCATTGGGTGGATTCTTCGTGGACAAAAAGCGCCCCATTTTCTACAATAGGGCGCTTTAACTGCATCAAGCGTAGCTTTTACAGCGCCACGGGAAATCTCTTTTGTTCCCGTAGGACAAAACAGCGGGACGGAGCTATAACTCCCTCTCGCTTTTTTGCGACCTGAATTTGCGCCTACGCTCCCGTTCATGACGAACATGACGCCACTCGATGAGGATAGAAGCCTTGAGCACACCCGCAATCCTTGCACTCGCAGACGGCAGCCTGTTTTACGGCACCGCTATTGGCGTTGACGGCGAAACCAGCGGCGAAGTGGTGTTTAACACCGCCATGACCGGCTATCAGGAAATACTGACCGATCCTTCCTACGCTCGCCAGCTGGTCACACTTACGTATCCGCACATTGGGAACACAGGCGTAAATCCGGAAGACGTGGAATCAGATCGCATACACGCTGCAGCCCTGATCATCCGTGACCTGCCACTGGCAGCCAGCAACTGGCGCAGCACACAGAGCCTGGATGGCTATTTGCGCGACAACAATATTGTGGGCATTGCCGATATTGACACCCGTCGCCTCACTCGAATTCTGCGCGATAAAGGCTCCCAGAGTGGCGCTGTCGTCGCCGGCGAAAGCGCTACCGCCGAACGCGCTCTGGAATTAGCAAAAGCCTTCCCAGGTTTGAAAGGAATGGACCTGGCGAAAGACGTCAGCTCGAAAGAGGTTAGCCACTGGACAGAAACTGAGTGGGACCTGGTCAGCGGTTACGGCCAGCAGGACAGCCCGCGCTTTAAAATCGTGGCTTACGATTACGGTATTAAACTGAACATCCTGCGCATGCTGGCATCGCGCGGTTGCGACATCACCGTTGTGCCGGCACAAACACCCGCAGCCGAGGTGTTGGCGATGAATCCGGACGGCGTGTTCCTGTCCAATGGCCCTGGTGATCCTGAGCCCTGCGATTACGCCATAAAAGCGATTCGGGATATTTTGGAAGCCGACCTGCCGGTGTTTGGTATCTGCCTGGGTCACCAGCTTCTGGCCTTGGCTAGTGGTGCTAAAACCATGAAGATGAACCACGGGCATCACGGTGCCAACCATCCGGTGCAGTGCCTGGCTGACGGCACAGTGATGATCACTAGCCAGAATCACGGTTTTGCCGTAGACGAGGCCAGCTTGCCGGCGAATCTGGAGGCTACTCACAAGTCGTTGTTTGATGGCACTCTGCAAGGTTTGCGCCGCACAGATAAAGCCGCGTTTAGCTTTCAGGGCCACCCGGAAGCCAGCCCTGGCCCCCACGATGTTGCGCCACTGTTTGACGAGTTTGTCCGCTCGATGAAAGCCCGGCGCGCTTAAAGTGTAGGCAAGCGAGGCCGGCCAATGGCCTCGCGTAAAACAGGCGCTGCGCACCGCGCTGCAAGAAATTAAAGTTGCTGACAGGTTGACCAAGACATGCCAAAACGTACCGACATTAAAAGCATCCTGATCCTGGGAGCCGGCCCCATCGTGATCGGGCAGGCGTGCGAATTCGACTATTCCGGCGCCCAGGCCTGTAAGGCTCTGCGCGAGGAGGGCTACCGGGTGATACTGGTTAACTCCAACCCGGCAACCATCATGACCGACCCGGCCATGGCCGATGCCACCTACATCGAGCCGATTATCTGGTCGACAGTTGCCAAGATTATCGAAAAAGAAAAGCCCGATGCCTTGCTGCCGACCATGGGCGGGCAAACCGCGTTGAACTGTGCGCTGGATCTGGAAAAGCACGGCGTACTGGCTAAATACGGCGTTGAAATGATCGGTGCCAACGCCGATACCATCGACAAAGCTGAAGACCGCAGTCGTTTTGACAAGGCTATGAAATCCATTGGCCTTGAATGCCCCCGTGCCGACATTGCTCACAATCTGGAAGAAGCCCACCGCAT encodes the following:
- the recN gene encoding DNA repair protein RecN — protein: MLTQLTVSNYAIAERVELHFHKGMTALTGETGAGKSIVLDALGLAMGGRADAGAVRYGAKRADITATFDISAITAARSWLEQQELDDHNDCILRRAISRDGRSRAYINGQPCPLSHLKELGGLLMDIHSQHQHQSLLRKDTHRTLLDEYAGADELAGQTRQAWSGWNKTRQKMVERQNNADETEARLQLLRYQVEELDRLGLQEGEQPQLEQQQQELSQADIILHHSNQAALLCSEDDTSAAALVRQALQQLEQLPTEIPALADTLQMLNEAQIQISEAGDNLRRFVDDYEADPQRLAEIEDRLSAIYQMARKHRIMPEQLFELQQRLNGELADLDGGAGSLEQLQTELDEQLLEYNALADKLTQLRQQAAVSLDIRVAAELAQLSMPNVQFVTQLADNRDEPANHGHEDIEFLVSANPGQPARPLAKVASGGELSRISLAIQVVVAQTSTTPTLVFDEVDVGIGGGTAEVVGKLLRALGENGQVLCVTHLPQVAAQCHQHLFVSKFTEQEATFSKIETLDDQGRISEVARMLGGVDMTEQTIAHAKEMYGKGQATHH
- the grpE gene encoding nucleotide exchange factor GrpE — its product is MSTDEKRNEQFADELQQAVDNAAEENAETAEAAPESSPSADLEALQAKVQEFQEQVLRSQAEMQNVRRRAENDVEKAHKFAVEKFVKELLPVVDSLEKAVESTEGHESSGDLVASIRQGVELTLDMFLSGLKKFNVERLNPVGEPFDPQYHEAMSMVPAPTAEPNSVVAVMQKGYLLNGRVVRPAMVMVAKPQDAPKIDEQA
- the dnaK gene encoding molecular chaperone DnaK, producing the protein MSKIIGIDLGTTNSCVAVMDGGKVKVIENSEGDRTTPSIVAYTEDGEILVGQSAKRQAVTNPYNTLYAIKRLIGRRFEDDVVQKDIKMVPYKIAKADNGDAWVDVKGQKMAPPQISAEILKKMKKTAEDYLGEKVTEAVITVPAYFNDSQRQATKDAGKIAGLDVKRIINEPTAAALAYGMDKKGGDRTIAVYDLGGGTFDLSIIEIADVDGEHQFEVLATNGDTFLGGEDFDMKIIEFLAGQFKKDSGIDLRGDSLAMQRLKEAGEKAKIELSSSQQTDVNLPYITADASGPKHMNVKLTRAKLESLVEDLVQRTLEPCKVALKDSGLSIDQIDEVILVGGQTRMPLVQEKVKEFFGKEARKDVNPDEAVAMGAAIQAAVLSGDVKDVLLLDVTPLSLGIETMGGVATSLIDKNTTIPTKKSQTFSTADDSQTAVTIHVVQGERKQATQNKSLGRFDLADIPPAPRGVPQIEVTFDIDANGILNVSAKDKATGKEQSIVIKASSGLNDEEIEKMVRDAEANADEDRKFEELVQVRNQGDAMVHAVRKTLKDAGDKVSDSEKESIEASVTELEEALKGSDKDDIQAKTEKLTEVSGELAKKMYADQAEQGQPAEGQEKAQSNTADDAVDAEFEEVKDDDKR
- the dnaJ gene encoding molecular chaperone DnaJ, with translation MAKRDYYETLGVSRDADDKEVKRAYRKLAMKYHPDRNPDDKDADNKFKEASEAYEILADANKRAAYDQFGHAGVDGQGGGGFGGGNGNFSDIFGDVFGDIFGGGGGRGRSTRGSDLRYTLELDLEEAVKGRTVKITIPGHRECETCDGSGAEKGSRPEACGTCKGMGQVRMQQGFFTVQQACPTCRGAGKVIKNPCSKCHGQGRVKEEKTLSVKVPPGVDTGDRIRLSGEGEMGIEGGPPGDLYVQMAVREHAIFTRDGRNLYCEVPISIVDAALGGELEVPTLDGRVKLKIPAETQTGKLFRLRNKGVAPVRGGGAGDLLCRVTIETPVRLTKRQKELLHEFQDTLDSDDGDQHGPKKTSWFRGVKSFFDETKF
- the dapB gene encoding 4-hydroxy-tetrahydrodipicolinate reductase; this encodes MKVAIIGAAGRMGKVLIEAVDGTDGLQLGAAIVEPGNSLIGADAGDMTGIGKTGVAMAGSLVDVKDDFDVLIDFTFPDLTLENARFCQANGKSHVIGTTGLSDAEKQQLAQVAENVPVVFAPNMSVGVNVVLNLLRTAAAALGDDYDVEIIEAHHRHKKDAPSGTALRMGEVVAGALGRNLKECAVYGREGFTGERTRKEIGFETIRAGDVVGDHTVLFATEGERIEITHKASSRMTFAKGAMRAALWLKDKPAGLYDMQDVLELKQ
- the carA gene encoding glutamine-hydrolyzing carbamoyl-phosphate synthase small subunit; the encoded protein is MSTPAILALADGSLFYGTAIGVDGETSGEVVFNTAMTGYQEILTDPSYARQLVTLTYPHIGNTGVNPEDVESDRIHAAALIIRDLPLAASNWRSTQSLDGYLRDNNIVGIADIDTRRLTRILRDKGSQSGAVVAGESATAERALELAKAFPGLKGMDLAKDVSSKEVSHWTETEWDLVSGYGQQDSPRFKIVAYDYGIKLNILRMLASRGCDITVVPAQTPAAEVLAMNPDGVFLSNGPGDPEPCDYAIKAIRDILEADLPVFGICLGHQLLALASGAKTMKMNHGHHGANHPVQCLADGTVMITSQNHGFAVDEASLPANLEATHKSLFDGTLQGLRRTDKAAFSFQGHPEASPGPHDVAPLFDEFVRSMKARRA